Proteins from a genomic interval of Streptomyces fodineus:
- a CDS encoding coproporphyrinogen-III oxidase family protein, whose product MSNASTSAFPSFRQVLDEARASVAALPLPALEKLGILQPIENYYLIGTYPPLKAMGSARPERFLPLATDRCSVYVHIPFCEQRCTFCHFAKEILPPEQRVERYLGALYRELAGTGELTGHPVAQTVYFGGGTPSYLSPRQITEVFARLRGAVRITGETETTFELHPSVIDAPDYGERLDAIAEAGVNRWVFGVQSMEDRILRKLNRGHTAADVHRLLRMLADRGVDNLSVDLIFGLPYQNAENWYSSIRTLLEAGVEKFNIFPLMFKQADPISMHYRKSPEIFPGNEERLLMHFITESIMRHMGFRRGPLFYYAKAEQHSRQQENKYDSIEDINLLPFGVSGFGYVGHTQFYNECTLDRYMAAVDSGRPPVWRSAELDLEERMRRAVMFPLRSSGVNRAEYRRRYGADPLDRFAGELTPFIEHGLLAVSDETLQLTDMGAPFADSIAITLASPAVVSRVQAANALITDLKTDPLDRYDFSPIAREPVGAGVTPQDRHAPTDEA is encoded by the coding sequence TTGAGCAATGCATCCACCTCTGCATTTCCGTCCTTTCGGCAGGTCCTGGACGAGGCGCGGGCCAGTGTCGCGGCGCTTCCCCTGCCCGCACTCGAAAAACTGGGAATTTTACAGCCGATCGAGAACTACTACCTGATCGGCACCTATCCGCCGCTCAAGGCGATGGGTTCGGCTCGGCCCGAGAGATTTCTGCCGCTGGCCACCGATCGGTGCAGTGTCTACGTGCACATCCCGTTCTGTGAACAGCGCTGCACCTTCTGCCACTTCGCGAAGGAGATCCTGCCGCCCGAGCAGCGCGTGGAGCGGTATCTGGGCGCCCTGTACCGGGAGCTGGCGGGCACCGGCGAGCTGACCGGGCACCCCGTGGCGCAGACGGTGTACTTCGGCGGCGGCACACCCTCGTACCTCAGCCCCCGGCAGATCACCGAGGTGTTCGCGAGACTCCGCGGTGCGGTGCGGATCACCGGTGAGACGGAGACGACCTTCGAGCTCCATCCGAGCGTGATCGACGCCCCGGACTACGGCGAGCGGCTGGACGCCATCGCCGAAGCGGGTGTGAACCGCTGGGTGTTCGGGGTGCAGTCGATGGAGGACCGCATCCTGCGCAAGCTCAACCGGGGCCACACGGCGGCAGACGTGCACCGGCTGCTTCGGATGCTGGCCGACCGCGGCGTCGACAACCTCTCGGTCGACCTGATCTTCGGGCTTCCGTACCAGAACGCGGAGAACTGGTACTCCAGCATCCGCACCCTGCTCGAGGCGGGCGTCGAGAAGTTCAACATCTTCCCGCTGATGTTCAAGCAGGCCGACCCGATCTCGATGCACTACCGCAAGTCGCCCGAGATCTTCCCCGGGAACGAAGAGCGTCTGCTGATGCACTTCATCACCGAGTCGATCATGCGGCACATGGGCTTCCGCCGGGGGCCGCTGTTCTACTACGCCAAGGCCGAGCAGCACTCGCGCCAGCAGGAGAACAAGTACGACTCCATCGAGGACATCAACCTGCTGCCGTTCGGGGTGTCCGGCTTCGGGTACGTCGGCCACACGCAGTTCTACAACGAGTGCACCCTCGACCGGTACATGGCGGCCGTGGACAGCGGGCGCCCACCGGTGTGGCGCAGCGCCGAGCTCGACCTGGAGGAGCGGATGCGCCGCGCGGTGATGTTCCCGCTGCGCTCCAGCGGGGTGAACAGGGCCGAGTACCGCCGGCGTTACGGCGCGGACCCGCTCGACCGCTTCGCCGGCGAACTGACGCCCTTCATCGAGCACGGCCTGCTCGCGGTGTCCGACGAGACCCTTCAGCTGACCGACATGGGCGCCCCGTTCGCCGACAGCATCGCGATCACCCTGGCCAGCCCCGCGGTCGTCTCCCGCGTCCAGGCCGCCAACGCCCTGATCACCGACCTGAAGACCGACCCCCTGGACCGCTACGACTTCTCCCCGATAGCCCGCGAACCGGTCGGAGCGGGGGTGACGCCACAGGACCGGCACGCCCCCACCGACGAGGCCTGA
- a CDS encoding coproporphyrinogen-III oxidase family protein: MTAEWIYDVSGAGKAEIIDQIIEAEKHIPGLVFSYPPISTWQPEGVTDLTPEDLWEGSDVFSFNLYLHIPFCRQKCSFCYYSVAVVQDDTQVIWDYLHCLEKEALRYRSAVAGKKVETVFIGGGTPSRLNEEQIHFLFDRVIGRFDLSECREITYECSPDSATRGRIGVMAERGVNRLSMGVQSLDPEILRKSRRNDSPDEVVATYYNMVESGVPNVNIDLIAGIEREAFDNMERTMDAVAALDPIPTQITLFTLSVREGSINKKTLKAEEPADLFRRSLALYRYAKRRMDALGYWQYSRNLFPRDNWIFHYQDNHWGRNGYVLALGSSGYSHAHGYTYLNTFNYRQYMKKVEAGESAVEKLYPLTAEESLRRHLVLAMKHTELDIDDFNSYYPDGTRPLDRFETVFAALEDLGIITRNEQRIRYRPEYADLADRFVRLFYSEEANGRIRGERRQDLQLTRRDAFGFTI, encoded by the coding sequence ATGACCGCTGAGTGGATTTACGACGTCTCCGGCGCCGGCAAGGCGGAGATCATCGACCAGATCATCGAGGCGGAGAAGCACATTCCGGGCCTGGTGTTCAGCTACCCGCCGATCTCGACCTGGCAGCCGGAGGGCGTCACGGACCTCACTCCGGAGGATCTGTGGGAGGGAAGCGACGTCTTCTCCTTCAACCTGTACCTCCACATCCCGTTCTGCCGCCAGAAGTGCAGCTTCTGCTACTACAGCGTCGCCGTCGTACAGGACGACACCCAGGTCATCTGGGACTACCTGCACTGCCTGGAGAAGGAGGCGCTGCGCTACCGCTCCGCGGTGGCCGGCAAGAAGGTGGAGACGGTGTTCATCGGGGGCGGCACGCCGAGCCGGCTCAACGAGGAGCAGATCCACTTCCTCTTCGACCGGGTCATCGGCCGGTTCGACCTGTCCGAGTGCCGGGAGATCACCTACGAGTGCTCCCCCGACTCGGCGACCCGTGGCCGCATCGGGGTGATGGCCGAGCGGGGCGTGAACCGGCTGTCCATGGGCGTGCAGAGCCTGGACCCGGAGATCCTGCGCAAGTCCCGGCGCAACGACAGCCCGGACGAGGTCGTCGCGACGTACTACAACATGGTCGAGAGCGGCGTGCCCAATGTGAACATCGACCTCATCGCGGGCATCGAGCGCGAGGCGTTCGACAACATGGAACGCACCATGGACGCGGTCGCCGCGCTGGACCCGATCCCCACGCAGATCACCCTGTTCACGCTGTCCGTGCGCGAGGGGTCGATCAACAAGAAGACCCTGAAGGCGGAGGAGCCCGCCGACCTCTTCCGGCGCAGCCTGGCCCTGTACCGCTATGCGAAGCGGCGGATGGACGCGCTCGGTTACTGGCAGTACTCCCGCAACCTCTTCCCGCGGGACAACTGGATCTTCCACTACCAGGACAACCACTGGGGCAGGAACGGCTATGTCCTGGCCCTCGGTTCGAGCGGCTACAGCCACGCGCACGGCTACACCTACCTCAACACCTTCAACTACCGCCAGTACATGAAGAAGGTGGAGGCCGGCGAGAGCGCGGTGGAGAAGCTGTACCCGCTGACCGCCGAGGAGTCCCTGCGGCGCCATCTGGTGCTCGCGATGAAGCACACCGAGCTGGACATCGACGACTTCAACTCCTACTACCCGGACGGCACCCGGCCGCTCGACCGGTTCGAGACGGTCTTCGCGGCGCTGGAGGACCTCGGGATCATCACGCGCAACGAGCAGCGGATCCGCTACCGGCCGGAATACGCCGACCTCGCCGACCGCTTCGTACGACTGTTCTACTCCGAGGAGGCCAACGGGCGGATCCGGGGCGAGCGACGACAGGACCTCCAACTGACCCGCCGCGACGCATTCGGCTTCACCATCTGA
- a CDS encoding YbaK/EbsC family protein, with translation MPSPAVVELLEKAGVEYVVHRHDAIRTGEDILARTVFTGDDVLNSVKTLAFGLLSGVIVLAAIPGPGRIRYGQLASAVGARRQDVRPAGPDLLGRLDMEPGGVTPLCAHPAVTVVVDTAVTGMGRVLCGSGRSDCTLEVASSDVMGVVPGIVVADIATL, from the coding sequence ATGCCCTCCCCAGCGGTGGTCGAACTGCTCGAGAAGGCCGGGGTGGAGTACGTCGTGCACCGGCACGACGCGATCCGCACCGGAGAGGACATCCTCGCGCGCACCGTGTTCACCGGCGACGACGTGCTCAACTCCGTCAAGACCCTCGCCTTCGGCCTGCTCTCCGGCGTCATCGTGCTGGCCGCGATCCCCGGTCCCGGCCGTATCCGGTACGGGCAGCTCGCCTCGGCGGTGGGTGCCCGCCGGCAGGACGTCCGGCCGGCCGGCCCCGACCTGCTCGGCCGGCTCGACATGGAGCCCGGCGGGGTCACTCCGCTGTGCGCGCACCCCGCGGTGACGGTGGTGGTCGACACCGCCGTCACCGGTATGGGGCGGGTCCTGTGCGGCAGCGGCCGCTCGGACTGCACCCTGGAGGTGGCATCGTCCGACGTCATGGGCGTCGTCCCCGGCATCGTCGTCGCCGATATCGCGACCCTCTGA
- a CDS encoding carbamoyltransferase, with the protein MITVGYNGFTGSAELFGRLYRRSGRDRNRVLGHDAGASLFVDGELVAAVEEERLSRQKRTSDFPVGALRRCLADAGIAPDDVDCFAFPWDFSDRVMDEQLRDIVAGPGSPAQKFDALSRLNELYTTLVSREAILADLRTRTGLDVPAEKLLLVPHHLAHLMCGYYLSGGEDAAFLITDGRAEHHSSVMGEVRGGAVTLFDESAIPIRHSLGLLYSKVTRYLGFMPNNDEYKVMGLSAFGSAPAGPNPLLEHVVRLLPGGRYELSFDNVLLDTQSYYGYFDRLFGREVPHEDWDFRVRVARWAQEAVETVTAHQLAHLETRTSMSRLLVEGGVALNCVNNTKLLERSSFAEVCVSFGASDPGVAIGAGFYPSFLAGERPRPVDTPYLGPAFGSAAAEAALRAAGDRVRWERLPQDRLLARTAELLRQKVVVGWFQGRLEYGPRALGHRSILANPSFPDIQDIINVRVKKRETFRPFAPVVLESVAPRVFEMGKKKSSPHMTFVFKVRKEYRDLIAGATHVDGTARIQTISRRQDQALAELLEIFERDTGVPCLLNTSFNVAEEPIVSSPEDALRCFLGTGMDHLVLEDFLVGKNER; encoded by the coding sequence TTGATCACCGTCGGATACAACGGATTCACCGGCTCCGCGGAGCTGTTCGGTCGCCTCTACCGCCGTTCGGGCCGGGACCGCAACCGGGTGCTCGGGCACGACGCCGGCGCCTCCCTCTTCGTGGACGGCGAGCTGGTCGCGGCGGTGGAGGAGGAGCGGCTCTCCCGGCAGAAGCGGACCTCCGACTTCCCCGTCGGCGCCCTGCGCCGGTGTCTGGCGGACGCCGGCATCGCACCGGACGACGTCGACTGTTTCGCCTTCCCCTGGGACTTCTCCGACCGGGTCATGGACGAGCAGCTGAGGGACATCGTGGCCGGGCCGGGCTCCCCGGCGCAGAAGTTCGACGCGCTGTCCCGGCTGAACGAGCTGTACACGACGCTCGTCTCGCGCGAGGCGATCCTCGCCGACCTGCGCACCCGGACCGGGCTGGACGTGCCCGCCGAGAAGCTGCTGCTCGTCCCGCACCATCTGGCCCATCTGATGTGCGGCTACTACCTGTCCGGCGGCGAGGACGCGGCGTTCCTGATCACCGACGGCCGGGCCGAGCACCACTCCTCGGTCATGGGCGAGGTGCGGGGCGGCGCGGTCACCCTGTTCGACGAGTCCGCGATCCCGATCCGGCACTCGCTCGGCCTGCTCTACAGCAAGGTCACCCGGTATCTGGGGTTCATGCCCAACAACGACGAGTACAAGGTGATGGGCCTGAGCGCCTTCGGCTCCGCCCCGGCCGGCCCCAACCCCCTGCTGGAGCACGTGGTCAGGCTGCTGCCGGGCGGCCGTTACGAGCTGTCCTTCGACAACGTGCTGCTGGACACCCAGTCGTACTACGGCTACTTCGACCGGCTCTTCGGCCGTGAAGTCCCGCACGAGGACTGGGACTTCCGGGTCCGGGTGGCCCGGTGGGCGCAGGAGGCGGTCGAGACCGTCACCGCCCACCAGCTGGCCCATCTGGAGACCCGGACCTCGATGTCCCGTCTGCTGGTGGAGGGCGGGGTGGCGCTGAACTGCGTCAACAACACGAAGCTGCTGGAGAGGTCGTCCTTCGCCGAGGTGTGCGTGAGCTTCGGCGCCAGCGATCCCGGTGTCGCCATCGGGGCCGGTTTCTATCCCTCGTTCCTCGCCGGGGAGCGTCCCCGGCCCGTGGACACCCCGTACCTCGGGCCCGCGTTCGGCTCGGCGGCGGCCGAGGCCGCGCTGCGGGCGGCCGGTGACCGGGTGCGCTGGGAGCGGCTCCCGCAGGACCGGCTCCTCGCGCGGACGGCCGAGCTGCTGCGGCAGAAGGTCGTGGTCGGCTGGTTCCAGGGCCGTCTCGAGTACGGGCCCCGGGCGCTCGGGCACCGCAGCATCCTGGCCAACCCCTCCTTCCCGGACATCCAGGACATCATCAATGTCCGCGTGAAGAAAAGGGAAACCTTCCGTCCGTTTGCGCCCGTGGTCCTGGAGTCCGTGGCACCGCGCGTGTTCGAGATGGGAAAGAAGAAGAGCTCGCCCCATATGACTTTCGTATTTAAGGTAAGGAAGGAGTACCGCGATTTGATCGCAGGGGCGACCCACGTCGACGGCACGGCCCGCATCCAGACCATTTCCCGGCGACAGGACCAGGCTCTCGCCGAGCTGCTCGAAATATTCGAGCGGGACACCGGCGTACCGTGTCTGTTGAACACTTCTTTCAATGTGGCCGAAGAGCCGATAGTATCCTCGCCCGAGGATGCCCTTCGCTGCTTCCTCGGCACCGGGATGGATCATCTGGTCCTGGAAGATTTCCTTGTCGGCAAGAACGAAAGATAA
- a CDS encoding chorismate-binding protein, which produces MSHSAAVSAAPFCLFHQAGVTRIATGTIHRTELLRDLPRPTGLPVISMVPYAQLKERGFALHDGGEPLVSLVAEECREVDLDEILDGAEPEFSVGEVTFDVGDEEFTDVVRRVVEDEICRGEGSNFLISRRGRVHIEGFSTEVAKTVFRRLARNELGAYFTFCFFDGERYFIGSSPERHISITGEAVVMNPICGTLPKAALGSRSDLIEFLTDPKEINELFQVVDEELKMMARICSEGGVVKGPFLKEMGSLIHTEYLLEGHSRMDKIDAFRDSMFAATMIGSPLENAARVIHKYERESRRYYSSAIMVHGLDDSGEEYLDSAITIRTMEVSAAGDALLQSGCSVVRDSSPEKETKEVQAKIAGLLKALRSTERTQPVLDGYVDDRVKGILQSRNAYLSRFWIDDQQGSVALGAPALKSILIVDNEDEFTHMLGHVFQHLGLDVTVRDYDDPELNLSAADLVLVGPGPGDPRDLTDPKMRTVHRIVGELLDKKAKFIAVCLGHQVVSSRLGMEIVRVDPPLQGVQQQVDLFGQHEPVGFYNTFFAQRPEVAPAGVEIAAMPDGRVIALRSEKFCTFQFHVESLLTSNCVSILGRALEWLR; this is translated from the coding sequence ATGTCCCATTCGGCTGCCGTCTCCGCCGCGCCTTTCTGCCTCTTTCACCAGGCCGGGGTCACCCGCATCGCCACCGGCACGATCCACCGGACGGAGCTGCTCCGGGACCTGCCCCGGCCGACCGGACTGCCCGTCATCAGCATGGTGCCGTATGCCCAGTTGAAGGAGCGCGGCTTCGCGCTGCACGACGGCGGGGAGCCCCTCGTCTCCCTCGTCGCCGAGGAGTGCCGCGAGGTGGACCTGGACGAGATCCTGGACGGCGCCGAACCGGAATTCTCCGTGGGCGAGGTGACGTTCGACGTCGGCGACGAGGAATTCACGGATGTCGTCCGCCGGGTCGTCGAGGACGAGATCTGCCGGGGCGAGGGCTCGAATTTCCTCATCTCCAGGCGCGGCCGGGTGCACATCGAGGGATTCAGCACGGAGGTCGCGAAGACCGTATTCCGGCGGCTGGCCCGTAACGAACTGGGCGCCTATTTCACCTTCTGCTTCTTCGACGGCGAGCGGTACTTCATCGGCTCCTCGCCCGAGCGGCACATCTCCATCACGGGCGAAGCGGTCGTGATGAATCCGATCTGCGGCACCCTGCCCAAGGCCGCGCTCGGCAGCCGGTCGGACCTCATCGAATTCCTCACCGACCCCAAGGAAATCAACGAGCTTTTCCAGGTGGTCGACGAGGAACTGAAGATGATGGCCCGGATCTGCTCGGAGGGCGGTGTGGTCAAGGGGCCGTTCCTCAAGGAGATGGGCTCTCTGATCCACACCGAGTACCTGCTCGAGGGCCACAGCCGGATGGACAAGATCGACGCCTTCCGCGACTCCATGTTCGCCGCCACGATGATCGGCAGCCCCCTGGAGAACGCGGCGCGGGTCATCCACAAGTACGAGCGGGAGTCCCGCCGTTACTACTCCTCCGCGATCATGGTGCACGGCCTGGACGACTCGGGCGAGGAATACCTGGACAGCGCCATCACCATCCGCACCATGGAGGTCTCCGCGGCGGGCGACGCCCTGCTGCAGAGCGGCTGCAGTGTCGTACGCGACTCCTCCCCGGAGAAGGAGACCAAGGAGGTCCAGGCCAAGATCGCCGGCCTGCTGAAGGCACTGCGGAGCACCGAGCGCACCCAGCCGGTGCTCGACGGGTACGTGGACGACCGCGTGAAAGGCATCCTGCAGTCCCGCAACGCCTATCTGTCCCGGTTCTGGATCGACGACCAGCAGGGCAGCGTGGCGCTCGGCGCGCCCGCGCTGAAGTCCATCCTCATCGTCGACAACGAGGACGAGTTCACCCACATGCTGGGGCACGTCTTCCAGCACCTCGGTCTGGACGTGACCGTGCGCGACTACGACGACCCCGAGCTGAACCTGTCCGCCGCCGACCTGGTGCTGGTCGGTCCGGGGCCCGGCGACCCGCGCGACCTCACGGACCCCAAGATGCGCACGGTGCACCGTATCGTCGGCGAACTCCTCGACAAGAAGGCCAAGTTCATCGCCGTGTGCCTCGGGCACCAGGTCGTCTCCAGCCGGCTCGGCATGGAGATCGTCCGGGTCGACCCGCCGTTGCAGGGCGTCCAGCAGCAGGTGGACCTCTTCGGGCAGCACGAACCGGTCGGCTTCTACAACACGTTCTTCGCCCAGCGCCCCGAGGTGGCGCCGGCCGGGGTGGAGATCGCGGCCATGCCCGACGGCCGGGTCATCGCCCTGCGCTCCGAGAAGTTCTGCACCTTCCAGTTCCACGTCGAGTCCCTGCTCACCAGCAACTGCGTTTCCATCCTCGGAAGGGCACTCGAATGGCTTCGGTGA
- a CDS encoding chorismate-binding protein produces the protein MGSPYRLVGPLEQRFGDVLCYRLSGADGRRRVLLAVLDAVRTVHEDGPLTPDGLADVLDEEQRRADAAVGGPPFVGDVVFALAHDLQWSLRPPELPTAPRAARPHGPLAVLARIGSAAVYDETERTVRTYGRHADELAAVVRAGARDPGPQPPPGAPLTRPLTWLDAERYERQLALAKRYFDKGDVYQAVVSVQVRVRPHAPVHAYFATIAERYDSATYAYWLSAAGTRFFGACSLPHVMVADGRIRTRVFAGTAPADDGTGSAIRRLREDPKYFSEHVMLVDLERNDIGSLALPGRVRTERLLEPLVIGPTTYLATDVLGELPPGTGLGAALLGTFPRGVVVGAPKLRAQEVVAELEERPRGFYSGALGIYRAGTRSVVSNTIVTCGEIEGDDVVLSCGGGVTNESTAAQELSELALKLAYLR, from the coding sequence GTGGGGTCTCCTTACCGGCTCGTCGGTCCGTTGGAGCAGCGCTTTGGTGATGTGCTCTGCTATCGGCTGTCCGGCGCGGACGGTCGGCGACGGGTGCTGCTGGCCGTTCTCGACGCCGTGCGCACCGTTCATGAGGACGGGCCGCTGACGCCCGACGGCCTCGCGGACGTCCTGGACGAGGAGCAGCGCCGGGCCGACGCGGCGGTCGGCGGGCCCCCGTTCGTCGGGGACGTCGTCTTCGCCCTCGCCCACGACCTTCAGTGGAGCCTTCGGCCACCGGAGTTGCCCACCGCGCCGCGGGCGGCCCGGCCGCACGGCCCGCTGGCGGTGCTCGCCCGGATCGGTTCGGCGGCCGTGTACGACGAGACCGAGCGGACCGTGCGGACGTACGGGCGGCACGCGGACGAGCTGGCGGCCGTCGTCCGCGCCGGTGCCCGGGACCCGGGGCCCCAACCACCCCCCGGCGCACCGCTGACCCGGCCGCTCACCTGGCTGGACGCCGAGCGGTACGAGCGTCAACTGGCCCTCGCCAAGCGGTATTTCGACAAGGGCGATGTCTACCAGGCGGTCGTCTCCGTACAGGTGCGGGTGCGGCCCCATGCGCCGGTGCACGCCTACTTCGCCACGATCGCCGAGCGGTACGACTCCGCGACGTACGCCTACTGGCTGTCGGCGGCCGGCACCCGCTTCTTCGGGGCCTGCTCGCTGCCGCATGTCATGGTCGCGGACGGCAGGATACGGACCCGGGTGTTCGCCGGGACCGCCCCGGCCGACGACGGAACCGGGTCCGCGATCCGACGGCTGCGCGAGGACCCCAAGTACTTCAGCGAGCATGTGATGCTCGTCGACCTGGAGCGCAACGACATCGGCTCGCTCGCCCTGCCCGGCCGGGTGCGCACCGAGCGGCTGCTCGAGCCCCTGGTCATCGGGCCCACGACCTATCTGGCCACGGACGTCCTCGGCGAGCTGCCGCCGGGGACGGGTCTGGGCGCCGCGCTGCTCGGCACCTTTCCGCGCGGTGTCGTGGTGGGCGCGCCGAAGCTGCGCGCCCAGGAGGTGGTGGCCGAGCTGGAGGAACGGCCGCGCGGGTTCTACTCGGGGGCGCTCGGGATCTACCGGGCCGGGACCCGCTCGGTGGTGTCCAACACCATCGTCACCTGCGGGGAGATCGAGGGGGACGACGTCGTCCTCAGCTGCGGCGGCGGAGTGACCAACGAGTCGACGGCCGCGCAGGAGCTGTCCGAACTGGCCCTGAAACTTGCCTACTTGCGATAG
- a CDS encoding Rid family hydrolase — MRVRSFRGQTYDEVFATCDLPPEPGAGALSEAVDRFRHRTGGIPLTAVVFGTLGARSGELPDLPAVHAGDQYPRRSPSAALEIRGIVPTSPAVTVDAVAPGAVAVRSDGTTRLVCAVDRPAGAGFGAQAAEAFETVASALARAGLKPQHISRTWYFIGDIDHNYEEFNTVRNSYFDAWGLTRYPASTGIGAGLPGTASISVLVEATDALEGQFGTFDTGLQCPPVTYGPRFVRANEVVCNGLRTVNISGISSVTRDGSSLSGDLDALVDHTLRSFFDLLASTGMTAQDIASSYVYCKGDEVRRVYERYAEERQLSFPRLVNHVDVCRPDLALEIEARAVRPVPAAEHLS, encoded by the coding sequence ATGCGTGTGCGCAGTTTCCGGGGACAAACCTACGACGAGGTGTTCGCCACCTGTGACCTGCCGCCCGAACCCGGTGCCGGCGCATTGTCGGAGGCGGTCGACCGGTTCCGCCACCGCACCGGCGGCATCCCGCTGACCGCCGTCGTCTTCGGCACCCTGGGCGCACGGTCCGGGGAGTTACCGGACCTGCCCGCCGTCCACGCGGGCGACCAGTACCCGCGCCGGTCCCCGTCCGCCGCCCTGGAGATCCGCGGCATCGTGCCCACCTCCCCCGCCGTGACCGTGGACGCCGTGGCACCGGGCGCGGTGGCGGTGCGCAGCGACGGGACCACGCGGCTCGTGTGCGCCGTGGACCGCCCGGCGGGCGCCGGTTTCGGTGCGCAGGCGGCCGAGGCGTTCGAGACCGTCGCCTCCGCCCTCGCCCGGGCCGGCCTCAAACCCCAGCACATCAGCCGGACCTGGTACTTCATCGGCGACATCGACCACAACTACGAGGAGTTCAACACCGTCAGGAACTCCTACTTCGACGCGTGGGGCCTCACCCGCTACCCGGCGAGCACCGGGATAGGCGCCGGCCTTCCGGGAACGGCGTCGATCAGCGTCCTGGTGGAGGCCACCGACGCGCTCGAGGGCCAGTTCGGCACCTTCGACACCGGCCTGCAGTGCCCGCCGGTCACCTACGGCCCGCGGTTCGTCCGCGCCAACGAGGTCGTCTGCAACGGCCTGCGCACCGTCAACATCTCCGGCATCTCCAGCGTCACCCGGGACGGCAGCTCCCTCAGCGGCGATCTCGACGCACTGGTCGACCACACCCTGCGCTCCTTCTTCGACCTGCTGGCGTCCACCGGCATGACGGCGCAGGACATCGCCTCGTCCTACGTCTACTGCAAGGGCGACGAGGTCCGCCGGGTGTACGAGCGGTACGCCGAAGAGCGGCAACTGTCCTTCCCCCGGCTGGTCAACCACGTGGACGTCTGCCGGCCGGATCTTGCACTGGAGATCGAGGCCAGGGCGGTGCGGCCGGTCCCGGCCGCGGAGCACCTGTCGTGA
- a CDS encoding anthranilate synthase component II: MTVVIIDNYDSFTHNLAHCVAAGGRPFKVLRNTVSLAEIDAAAPTHLVLSPGPGDVGDPASYGVCEAALAHYAGRVPVLGVCLGHQVVAKHYGARVRRCGVVRHGWVSAVDRTAPSGLFTGIGARFTAMRYHSLAVAAESLPADLRITCVAAEDGEVMAVQHRRHAVYGIQFHPESIGTEEGPTIMRNFLRVSPGSEKS, encoded by the coding sequence GTGACCGTCGTCATCATCGACAACTACGACTCCTTCACCCACAACCTGGCCCACTGCGTCGCCGCCGGCGGCCGGCCCTTCAAGGTGCTGCGCAACACGGTGTCCCTGGCCGAGATCGACGCCGCCGCCCCGACCCACCTGGTGCTCTCCCCCGGCCCGGGAGACGTCGGCGATCCCGCGAGCTACGGCGTGTGCGAGGCGGCGCTCGCCCACTACGCGGGGCGCGTTCCGGTACTGGGCGTCTGCCTCGGCCACCAGGTCGTCGCCAAGCACTACGGCGCACGGGTGCGGCGTTGCGGCGTGGTGCGGCACGGCTGGGTCTCGGCCGTGGACCGTACGGCGCCCTCCGGGCTGTTCACCGGCATCGGCGCGCGGTTCACGGCGATGCGCTACCACAGCCTGGCCGTGGCCGCCGAGTCCCTGCCCGCGGACCTGCGGATCACCTGCGTGGCCGCGGAGGACGGCGAGGTCATGGCCGTACAGCACCGGCGGCACGCCGTCTACGGCATCCAGTTCCATCCCGAGTCCATCGGCACCGAAGAGGGGCCGACCATCATGCGGAACTTCCTGCGAGTATCCCCAGGATCGGAGAAGTCATGA